The following coding sequences lie in one Polluticoccus soli genomic window:
- a CDS encoding L,D-transpeptidase family protein — protein sequence MKHSIREYSGLKILFTVLAGMTVFCATAQEKKTDVPRDLKILKEYSDGKGNIVREIQYSQGLMRITETTITPKVLAVGRRVPISPDTLNKDSVMVLVDKSRYTVQVFYRKRMVRNYRAVFGPNPKMNKCMEGDRCTPEGIFHISAKNPNSKYNKFMLLSYPNDSARIRFNKLKAEGKIPQSARIGGDIGIHGIWKGGDDMIEMGVGWTDGCVALKNKDIEELYTFVGVGTKVVIRK from the coding sequence ATGAAGCATAGTATTAGAGAATACAGTGGCTTAAAAATATTATTTACCGTCCTTGCCGGTATGACTGTTTTCTGCGCGACGGCGCAGGAGAAGAAGACAGATGTACCACGCGATCTGAAGATCCTGAAAGAATATAGTGACGGCAAAGGCAACATTGTGCGCGAGATACAGTACAGCCAGGGCTTGATGCGCATTACCGAAACTACCATCACTCCAAAAGTATTGGCAGTTGGTCGCCGCGTTCCGATCTCACCCGATACATTGAACAAAGACTCTGTGATGGTGCTGGTCGATAAGTCGAGGTATACCGTCCAGGTTTTTTACAGGAAGCGCATGGTGCGTAACTATCGCGCGGTGTTTGGTCCCAATCCCAAGATGAATAAATGTATGGAGGGCGACAGGTGCACCCCGGAAGGCATTTTTCATATTTCAGCTAAAAATCCCAATTCGAAGTATAACAAATTCATGTTACTCAGTTATCCAAATGACTCAGCACGTATAAGATTCAATAAGCTAAAAGCAGAAGGTAAAATTCCTCAGTCGGCAAGGATAGGTGGTGACATTGGCATACACGGCATCTGGAAAGGTGGTGATGACATGATCGAGATGGGCGTTGGCTGGACAGACGGCTGCGTTGCGCTGAAGAACAAGGATATTGAAGAACTCTACACCTTCGTGGGTGTAGGAACAAAGGTTGTTATCAGGAAATAA
- a CDS encoding metal-dependent transcriptional regulator — MMLPLSFTEENYLKAIYSIQQQNGIGEVSVNEIAERMNTRPATVTDMLRKLSEKQLIHYEKYKKVQLSATGKKEALGILRKHRLWETFLHKKLNFSWDEVHEVAEQLEHIHSQKLVDKLDEFLGYPEFDPHGDPIPKPNGDMPSTSAVPLSDAEPNNQYKIVAVRDTSTAFLMQLKRYNLEIGTLITISEKMPYDNSVLIESQGTNYQLSEKIAGNLLVV; from the coding sequence ATGATGCTTCCGCTGAGTTTTACAGAAGAGAATTACTTAAAGGCAATATATAGTATCCAACAACAGAATGGAATAGGTGAAGTTTCGGTGAATGAAATAGCCGAAAGGATGAATACAAGGCCGGCGACTGTAACCGATATGCTACGTAAGCTGTCGGAAAAACAACTGATCCATTACGAGAAATATAAGAAGGTGCAACTTTCTGCTACCGGCAAAAAAGAGGCGCTTGGTATCCTAAGAAAACATCGTCTCTGGGAAACCTTCCTGCATAAAAAGCTCAACTTTTCGTGGGATGAAGTTCATGAGGTAGCCGAACAGCTGGAGCATATCCATTCTCAAAAGTTAGTGGATAAGCTAGATGAATTTTTGGGCTATCCCGAATTCGACCCGCATGGCGACCCAATACCGAAGCCCAACGGCGACATGCCGTCTACTAGTGCAGTACCACTCTCAGATGCTGAGCCGAATAATCAATATAAGATAGTAGCTGTTCGCGATACCTCAACAGCTTTCCTCATGCAGTTGAAGAGATATAACCTGGAGATTGGGACACTTATTACCATATCGGAGAAAATGCCGTACGACAACAGCGTGCTGATTGAAAGCCAGGGAACCAATTACCAGCTTTCAGAGAAGATAGCGGGCAACCTTTTGGTCGTTTAG
- the serC gene encoding 3-phosphoserine/phosphohydroxythreonine transaminase yields the protein MSGNKKINFSSGPAALPPEVLQEASEAIINYNNTGLSILELQHRGKYFEAINDESRTLVKELCGLGDDYEVLWLQGGGRLQFAMIPMNFLGEHESAGFIDSGFWAHNAAEYAAHYGNAITLSSSESDHYRHLPEWPASIPEDLSYLHFTTNNTIYGTQFPNVPKTNVPLIADMSSDILSRKTDYSNCAMFYAVAQKNIGAAGITLVAVNKYLLGNIKRKLPPMLDYKAHADARSLLNTAAVFGVYTSLLTLRWIKQKGIDVIETENNRKAALLYNEIERNSIFHSNIKKEDRSKMNVCFGTENKEIDTAFTEFCSKQNITGIDGHRYVGSFRVSLYNAIPLTAVEKMVSVMQEFEHEYLKAR from the coding sequence ATGAGCGGAAATAAGAAGATAAATTTCAGCTCAGGCCCTGCTGCCCTGCCTCCCGAGGTATTGCAGGAAGCGTCGGAGGCGATCATCAATTACAACAATACAGGATTATCCATCCTGGAGCTGCAACACAGGGGAAAATATTTCGAAGCGATCAATGATGAATCGCGTACGTTGGTAAAAGAGTTGTGCGGCCTGGGTGACGATTACGAAGTACTATGGCTACAAGGCGGAGGCCGCCTGCAGTTTGCCATGATCCCAATGAACTTTTTGGGAGAGCATGAAAGCGCAGGCTTTATCGACAGTGGATTTTGGGCGCACAATGCAGCCGAATACGCTGCCCACTATGGCAATGCCATAACACTGTCTTCTTCTGAAAGCGATCATTACCGCCACCTGCCTGAATGGCCCGCTTCTATACCGGAGGATCTTTCATACCTGCACTTCACCACCAACAATACTATATATGGTACGCAGTTTCCAAATGTCCCGAAAACAAATGTCCCGCTGATCGCCGATATGAGCAGCGACATTCTCAGTCGCAAAACAGACTATAGCAATTGTGCCATGTTTTATGCTGTGGCGCAAAAAAATATTGGTGCGGCGGGGATAACGCTGGTGGCAGTGAATAAATACTTGCTGGGCAACATAAAACGCAAGCTGCCGCCAATGCTGGACTACAAGGCTCATGCCGATGCAAGATCTTTGTTGAATACCGCTGCAGTATTTGGCGTTTATACCTCGTTGCTTACGCTAAGATGGATAAAACAAAAAGGTATAGATGTGATCGAGACTGAAAACAATCGCAAGGCTGCACTCTTATACAATGAGATCGAACGAAATTCAATTTTCCATTCCAATATCAAGAAAGAAGACCGAAGCAAAATGAACGTATGCTTCGGGACTGAAAATAAAGAGATAGATACTGCGTTCACTGAGTTTTGTAGCAAACAAAACATTACCGGTATCGACGGTCACCGCTATGTGGGAAGCTTTAGGGTTTCTTTATACAATGCTATACCTTTGACCGCTGTAGAAAAGATGGTGAGCGTGATGCAGGAATTCGAACACGAATATTTAAAAGCTAGATAG
- a CDS encoding DUF502 domain-containing protein has protein sequence MRRLATVLFRSFLQGLLILSPIMITGYVIYVVFDRIDTLVPIAVLPRGLGFLIVITLVTFIGYMGTRFFLGRMLFDAFDHLLQHIPGIKYIYSSIKDVMGSFVGDKKRFNKPVWVCTNHNPEIWRIGFMTQKDMAFLGMANKVAVYLPHAYAVSGYVIIVETKSIKAVTKMTAAEAMKFAVSGGITSVEEEKHERK, from the coding sequence ATGCGTCGTCTCGCCACCGTACTATTTCGCTCGTTTCTGCAGGGTTTGCTGATCTTAAGCCCGATCATGATCACAGGGTATGTGATCTATGTGGTGTTCGACAGGATCGATACTTTGGTGCCTATTGCTGTATTGCCAAGAGGGTTGGGATTTCTGATTGTTATCACGCTGGTGACTTTTATCGGCTACATGGGTACAAGGTTCTTCCTCGGCCGTATGTTGTTCGATGCGTTCGACCACCTGTTGCAGCATATACCCGGTATCAAATACATCTACTCTTCCATAAAAGACGTGATGGGCTCGTTTGTGGGCGATAAGAAGCGTTTCAATAAACCGGTTTGGGTGTGCACCAATCACAACCCCGAGATATGGCGTATCGGATTTATGACGCAGAAGGATATGGCTTTTTTAGGCATGGCCAATAAAGTAGCCGTATACCTGCCGCATGCTTACGCGGTTTCCGGGTATGTGATCATAGTGGAAACAAAGAGCATAAAAGCGGTAACCAAAATGACTGCTGCCGAGGCTATGAAGTTTGCTGTAAGCGGTGGTATCACCAGCGTAGAGGAGGAAAAACATGAGCGGAAATAA
- a CDS encoding DUF1015 domain-containing protein codes for MAKIIPFKGLRPTKEMAPKVATLPYDVVSVAEARAYKKEPYHFYHVTRSEIDLPESVDVHSTQVYERAKENLDQFVADKVLFQDDEPVYYIYELVMNGRSQTGLICGSSLDDYFTGVIKKHEFTRPEKELDRINHIKYTRAQTGVVFLAYNDTEDADKIIEDWKKNHEPEYDFVAEDNVRHTLWVVNDYAKVASLTRVFDEQVPATYIADGHHRAASAGKVCQELRDAGMSVTGDESFNYFITCIFPASQLAILDYNRVVKDLNGMTADAFVEALKEDFEVSAPTDTEVKPQQPHEFGMYVDGKWYKLTAKPGSFTSDPIGILDVSILQNNILSKLLNINDPRTDKRVDFVGGIRGLGELEKRVNSKDMAAAFSCYPVSIQQLFTIADSGNVMPPKSTWFEPKLRDGLVVYLI; via the coding sequence ATGGCAAAGATCATCCCCTTTAAAGGGTTAAGGCCAACAAAAGAAATGGCTCCTAAAGTTGCTACACTGCCTTACGATGTAGTAAGCGTGGCTGAAGCACGTGCATACAAAAAAGAGCCGTACCATTTTTATCATGTTACCCGTTCTGAAATAGACCTTCCTGAAAGTGTAGATGTGCACAGCACCCAGGTGTACGAACGTGCTAAGGAAAACCTTGACCAGTTTGTTGCGGACAAAGTCCTGTTCCAGGATGATGAACCGGTGTATTACATATACGAACTAGTGATGAACGGCCGTTCGCAAACTGGGTTGATCTGCGGTTCTTCACTCGACGATTATTTCACCGGCGTTATCAAAAAGCACGAGTTCACCCGCCCTGAAAAAGAGCTGGATCGCATCAACCATATCAAATACACCCGCGCCCAAACCGGCGTTGTGTTCCTTGCTTACAACGACACTGAAGATGCGGACAAGATCATAGAAGACTGGAAGAAGAATCATGAACCTGAATACGATTTCGTAGCAGAAGACAATGTACGTCATACGCTGTGGGTGGTAAACGACTATGCAAAAGTTGCTTCTCTTACCCGCGTGTTCGATGAGCAGGTGCCCGCTACCTATATCGCCGATGGCCACCATCGAGCTGCCTCTGCAGGCAAAGTCTGCCAGGAGTTGCGCGACGCTGGCATGTCAGTAACAGGCGATGAATCGTTCAACTACTTCATTACCTGTATCTTCCCCGCAAGCCAATTGGCCATCCTGGATTACAACCGCGTGGTAAAAGACCTGAACGGTATGACAGCAGATGCTTTTGTTGAAGCGCTGAAGGAAGATTTCGAAGTGTCCGCACCAACGGACACCGAGGTTAAACCACAGCAACCGCATGAGTTTGGAATGTATGTGGACGGCAAATGGTATAAGCTTACGGCAAAGCCTGGCTCTTTTACCAGCGACCCAATCGGTATCCTGGACGTAAGCATCCTGCAAAACAATATTTTATCAAAGCTGCTCAACATCAACGATCCGCGTACGGATAAACGTGTGGATTTCGTGGGCGGTATCCGTGGGCTGGGTGAATTGGAAAAGCGAGTGAACAGCAAAGACATGGCTGCGGCTTTTTCTTGCTACCCGGTTAGCATTCAGCAACTGTTCACTATAGCTGACAGCGGTAACGTAATGCCTCCGAAAAGTACCTGGTTCGAACCCAAGCTCAGGGATGGGCTGGTAGTATATCTTATTTAA
- a CDS encoding polysaccharide deacetylase family protein, producing the protein MLWETDIAQQQIRKGSRENTPILFASDDGAHQLPFDLLSAIFFLLSRYEEYLSFTPDKHGRYPATNSILFREGLLEQPIVDEWVEKFRQLLRAQYSLVVDAPRFSFQPSYDIDIAWSYKYKGAYRTLGALAKNILSGDVGVAKRQLNVLSGKEQDPYDSFDWLEQLHKRLGLSPNYYVLASLKTTPFDKNIHPQHPEMQKLIRSLAGEGSIGLHPSYYGDEKQELLGEEKASLEKIIGKKITSSRQHYIKLTLPDTYRALMSIGISNDYSMGYGTHLGFRAGTGQSFFWFDIQSDKQSPLRVHPFCFMDTTAHFDHGLTVDAAFEKLYEMAQRLKACNSQLTTIFHNFSLGTDKQWSGWKEAYSAFVQKIIS; encoded by the coding sequence TTGCTTTGGGAAACAGATATCGCGCAGCAACAAATAAGAAAAGGAAGTAGGGAGAACACCCCAATTTTATTTGCAAGTGACGATGGTGCACACCAGTTGCCTTTCGATCTACTTTCCGCCATTTTTTTTCTTTTATCCCGCTACGAGGAATATTTAAGTTTCACGCCCGATAAACACGGGCGTTATCCGGCTACAAATAGCATTTTGTTTCGTGAAGGTTTGTTGGAGCAGCCTATTGTTGACGAGTGGGTTGAAAAATTCCGTCAATTGCTTCGGGCTCAGTATTCACTAGTCGTCGACGCACCGCGATTTAGCTTTCAGCCTAGTTACGATATAGACATTGCCTGGTCATACAAGTACAAAGGCGCGTATAGAACGCTGGGCGCGCTGGCAAAAAACATTTTGTCAGGAGACGTGGGCGTTGCCAAGCGGCAACTGAATGTCTTATCGGGCAAAGAGCAGGACCCATATGATAGCTTTGACTGGTTAGAGCAACTACACAAGCGTCTTGGCCTGTCGCCAAACTATTATGTGTTGGCATCTCTGAAAACAACTCCCTTCGACAAAAATATTCACCCGCAGCATCCGGAAATGCAGAAGCTCATCCGCTCACTTGCCGGTGAAGGCTCAATTGGATTACACCCTTCTTACTACGGTGATGAAAAGCAAGAATTGCTTGGAGAAGAAAAGGCGTCTTTAGAAAAGATCATTGGTAAAAAAATCACCAGTTCACGACAGCACTATATAAAGCTAACCCTGCCTGATACTTATCGTGCTTTGATGAGCATCGGGATTAGCAATGACTACAGTATGGGGTATGGAACCCACCTTGGTTTCCGTGCCGGCACCGGGCAATCATTTTTTTGGTTCGATATTCAATCAGACAAACAATCTCCGCTCCGCGTGCACCCGTTTTGTTTCATGGACACGACGGCTCATTTTGATCACGGATTGACTGTTGATGCGGCGTTTGAAAAGCTATATGAAATGGCGCAGCGCCTGAAGGCCTGCAATAGTCAGCTCACAACAATATTTCACAATTTTTCGCTGGGGACCGACAAACAATGGTCGGGTTGGAAAGAAGCATATTCGGCTTTTGTACAGAAAATTATTTCCTGA
- a CDS encoding LutB/LldF family L-lactate oxidation iron-sulfur protein yields MSEQISTFIAKSKVKASDLEHKRKLAFNIQKYAETVVKGKQQFFDLDLARRRAKNVKWKTMENLDMYLEEFEKNFTARGGKVIWAETADDALQAVLDICKEKDTKQVVKSKSMVTEEIHLNDFLAKHNIESVETDLGEYIQQLDGEAPYHIVTPAMHKSKEDVAKLFHEKLGVEPHLSPAELTQIARKNLREKYTSSEVGITGGNFLIADTGAVCVSENEGNGRLSTAFPKTHIAIVGIEKVLPSLKDLSLFWPLLATYGTGQNVTVYNTIFTGGRQQGEVDGPTEMYVVLLDNGRTNLLRKEVRESMYCIRCGSCLNACPVYKNIGGHAYGTTYSGPIGSVISPHLKEMSDFKHLSYASSLCGNCTEVCPVKINIHEMLLENRHIAVEEGYTDFSERAAWKAWKLAMMNRPLMNMAGAKVKNKVVNTLFEKSWVNTRGQLHFGKTFNQLWKERSKQ; encoded by the coding sequence ATGAGCGAGCAGATCTCCACTTTTATTGCCAAAAGCAAGGTGAAAGCCAGCGACCTTGAGCATAAGCGCAAACTTGCTTTCAATATCCAGAAGTATGCCGAAACGGTAGTGAAGGGCAAGCAACAATTTTTTGATCTTGACCTGGCCCGCAGGCGCGCGAAGAACGTGAAGTGGAAGACCATGGAAAATCTCGACATGTACCTTGAGGAGTTTGAAAAGAACTTTACAGCACGCGGCGGCAAGGTGATCTGGGCCGAGACGGCTGACGATGCGTTGCAGGCAGTGTTAGATATCTGCAAGGAAAAAGATACAAAGCAGGTCGTGAAGTCGAAGTCGATGGTGACGGAAGAGATACACCTGAACGACTTCCTGGCCAAACACAATATCGAATCGGTTGAAACCGACCTTGGTGAATATATACAACAGCTGGATGGCGAAGCGCCTTACCACATTGTAACACCGGCCATGCACAAGAGCAAGGAAGACGTTGCGAAACTGTTTCATGAAAAGCTGGGTGTCGAGCCACATCTTTCTCCAGCCGAGCTGACACAAATAGCCCGCAAGAATCTCCGCGAAAAATATACCTCCAGCGAGGTGGGCATAACCGGTGGTAATTTTTTGATAGCTGATACCGGCGCAGTGTGCGTCAGTGAAAACGAAGGCAATGGCAGGTTATCTACCGCCTTCCCGAAAACGCATATCGCTATCGTGGGGATTGAAAAAGTATTGCCTTCTCTAAAAGACCTGTCGCTGTTCTGGCCTTTGCTGGCTACTTATGGAACGGGACAAAATGTTACAGTATATAATACCATATTTACTGGCGGCCGTCAGCAAGGCGAAGTAGATGGACCAACCGAAATGTATGTAGTGCTGCTGGACAATGGCCGCACAAATCTTTTGCGTAAAGAGGTACGTGAAAGCATGTACTGCATCCGTTGCGGATCGTGCCTGAATGCCTGCCCGGTATATAAGAACATAGGTGGCCACGCGTACGGTACAACTTATAGCGGTCCCATAGGTTCTGTGATCTCTCCGCATCTGAAAGAGATGAGCGATTTCAAGCACCTTAGCTATGCATCAAGCCTGTGTGGCAACTGTACTGAAGTATGCCCGGTGAAGATCAATATACACGAGATGCTGCTGGAGAACCGTCACATCGCTGTGGAAGAAGGTTATACAGATTTTAGTGAACGCGCCGCGTGGAAAGCCTGGAAGCTGGCAATGATGAACCGACCACTTATGAACATGGCAGGTGCAAAGGTGAAAAACAAAGTAGTGAATACACTGTTTGAGAAAAGCTGGGTGAATACGCGCGGACAGTTGCATTTTGGCAAAACGTTCAATCAACTGTGGAAAGAACGCAGTAAGCAATAG
- a CDS encoding acyloxyacyl hydrolase — MIDTGKTIFVAQTKNNQEMMRRSLLLASVLYMMSLGVQAQTNDKWAGGGLDVNIIGGKVVKHTAKFRADVPDHSGGFELNYVRQTDGRKDWQQRRRYPLVGFGFAYTNYGMDSIYGKCLSIYPNLQIPVIRAGNFEWTFKAGFGLGYATKRFERFGSWDTLNTAIGSHFNNYSYFATDFRYHVNNNLDIQAGFNFSHMSNAAFRQPNLGINMYGAHIGARYYPVTSRPERISTALTPLKNRWLGQIRLGISGTELSVADGPLYPVYLVSAYASKRYLSKNKAFAGIDYSYHEHIYAFQRNNEINVGNEKANSWKGSIFFGNEFLYGRVGIMLQVGIYYKQAVLAGDPYYEKLGGNFYIIQSETGILKELFASVLLKTHQTQAELVELGIGASF, encoded by the coding sequence ATGATTGATACAGGTAAAACTATATTTGTTGCACAGACAAAGAATAACCAGGAAATGATGAGGCGCTCGCTGCTACTTGCTTCGGTTTTATATATGATGTCCCTTGGTGTTCAGGCCCAAACAAATGATAAATGGGCAGGAGGGGGCCTGGACGTCAATATTATAGGTGGCAAAGTGGTGAAGCATACTGCAAAATTCAGGGCAGATGTACCTGACCATTCGGGAGGATTTGAGCTGAATTATGTGCGGCAAACAGATGGTCGCAAGGACTGGCAACAGCGCAGGAGGTATCCGTTGGTGGGGTTTGGCTTTGCTTATACCAATTACGGTATGGATTCTATCTACGGCAAATGCCTGAGTATTTATCCCAATTTACAGATACCCGTTATAAGGGCAGGCAATTTCGAATGGACCTTCAAAGCTGGATTTGGGTTGGGGTACGCGACCAAACGATTTGAGCGTTTCGGATCGTGGGACACCCTGAACACCGCCATAGGCAGCCATTTCAACAACTACTCTTACTTCGCCACAGATTTTCGCTACCATGTAAATAATAACCTGGACATACAGGCAGGGTTCAATTTTTCGCACATGTCCAATGCGGCTTTCCGCCAGCCAAACCTTGGCATTAACATGTACGGCGCGCATATTGGAGCAAGGTATTACCCCGTTACCTCACGGCCAGAGCGCATTTCAACAGCATTGACCCCTTTAAAAAACAGGTGGCTGGGACAGATCCGCCTCGGGATTTCCGGAACAGAGCTTAGTGTGGCAGACGGTCCGTTATATCCAGTGTACCTGGTTTCGGCATATGCCAGCAAGCGCTACCTGAGCAAAAACAAGGCTTTTGCCGGAATCGACTATTCTTACCATGAGCATATCTACGCCTTTCAGAGGAACAACGAAATAAACGTTGGCAATGAAAAGGCCAATTCATGGAAAGGAAGCATCTTTTTTGGAAATGAGTTTCTCTACGGCCGCGTCGGGATAATGCTTCAAGTGGGTATTTATTACAAGCAAGCCGTACTCGCTGGCGACCCTTACTATGAGAAGTTGGGCGGCAATTTCTATATTATTCAAAGCGAAACAGGCATCCTGAAAGAGCTGTTTGCCAGCGTTCTTCTCAAAACTCACCAAACCCAGGCAGAACTTGTAGAACTTGGCATCGGCGCCAGCTTCTAG
- a CDS encoding DUF2480 family protein, translating to MEPIVNKVAESGIITLDLAEFVLKDEATAAFDLKPFLFREMILREKDYRTALQTVDWSPYANKHVSLYCSVDAIIPVWAYMLAASYLQPHAASVNFGTPEELKKQVLIQRIADIDVTEYADKRVVIKGCGETPIPDMAYVAITSKLRPVVKSLMYGEPCSTVPVYKKPLVKN from the coding sequence ATGGAACCAATCGTAAATAAAGTCGCTGAAAGCGGGATAATAACACTGGACCTTGCGGAGTTCGTTTTAAAAGATGAAGCAACGGCAGCCTTCGATCTGAAGCCGTTTTTGTTTCGCGAGATGATATTGCGCGAAAAGGATTATCGTACGGCTCTGCAGACGGTTGACTGGAGTCCTTACGCCAATAAGCATGTATCTCTTTATTGTTCTGTAGATGCTATCATCCCAGTGTGGGCTTATATGCTGGCGGCCTCCTACCTGCAGCCACATGCGGCGTCGGTAAATTTCGGCACTCCTGAAGAACTGAAAAAACAGGTATTGATTCAACGTATCGCGGATATCGATGTCACTGAGTATGCTGACAAACGAGTTGTGATAAAGGGCTGCGGCGAAACGCCTATCCCTGATATGGCTTATGTTGCCATTACAAGCAAACTTCGACCTGTGGTAAAATCGCTGATGTATGGAGAGCCCTGCTCTACTGTTCCTGTTTACAAAAAACCGTTAGTCAAAAACTAA
- a CDS encoding KpsF/GutQ family sugar-phosphate isomerase: MFSKDTVLQQALDTIEMEASSVAKLKSFINEDFLNAIEAIHVSKGRVVVSGIGKSAVIAQKIVATFNSTGTPAIFMHAADAIHGDLGMIQPDDVVIIISKSGESPEIKVLVPFIKNFGNPVIAICGNDQSYLATHADFFVNTTVEKEACPNNLAPTTSTTAQLVMGDAMAVCLLSLKGFSAQDFARFHPGGALGKRLYLRVGDLSKTNQKPEVKTDSSVRDAIYEISSKRLGAVVVTEADGNIAGIITDGDIRRMLEKDTSPADLKAVDILTRGPKTIEETELAVSALEIMRQHDITQLIVTNEGKYTGMLHLHDLIREGLI; this comes from the coding sequence ATGTTTTCAAAAGACACGGTTTTGCAACAGGCGCTGGATACAATAGAAATGGAAGCCAGTTCGGTCGCAAAATTGAAGAGTTTTATTAATGAAGATTTTCTTAATGCCATAGAAGCAATCCATGTTTCTAAAGGACGGGTGGTGGTCAGTGGTATTGGTAAGAGTGCGGTTATCGCACAAAAGATCGTAGCCACGTTCAACTCTACCGGTACTCCAGCCATCTTTATGCATGCCGCAGACGCCATACACGGCGACCTGGGCATGATACAGCCCGATGACGTTGTGATCATCATATCTAAAAGCGGCGAAAGCCCCGAGATAAAAGTGTTGGTACCTTTCATCAAAAATTTTGGCAACCCGGTTATCGCGATATGTGGCAACGACCAGTCTTACCTGGCAACACACGCTGATTTTTTTGTTAATACCACAGTTGAAAAAGAAGCGTGTCCTAATAACCTGGCACCCACCACCAGTACAACCGCGCAGTTGGTAATGGGCGATGCCATGGCTGTATGCCTGCTGAGCCTGAAAGGTTTTTCTGCACAGGATTTCGCGCGCTTCCACCCCGGCGGTGCCTTGGGCAAAAGGTTGTACCTGCGAGTTGGAGACCTCAGCAAAACCAACCAAAAGCCTGAAGTAAAAACTGACAGCAGCGTTCGCGATGCCATCTATGAAATATCCAGCAAACGCCTTGGGGCTGTAGTAGTAACAGAAGCCGATGGAAATATTGCAGGTATCATTACCGACGGAGACATCCGCCGTATGCTGGAAAAGGATACAAGTCCGGCAGATCTGAAAGCAGTGGATATCTTAACCCGGGGACCCAAAACTATTGAGGAAACTGAACTCGCGGTTAGCGCACTGGAAATAATGCGCCAGCACGACATTACCCAGCTCATTGTAACAAATGAAGGCAAGTACACTGGAATGCTGCATCTGCATGATCTTATCCGCGAAGGGTTGATCTAG